In the Camelus ferus isolate YT-003-E chromosome 34, BCGSAC_Cfer_1.0, whole genome shotgun sequence genome, one interval contains:
- the KCNA6 gene encoding potassium voltage-gated channel subfamily A member 6 — MRSEKSLTLAAPGEVRGPEGEQQDAGDFPEAGGGGGGGGCCSSERLVINISGLRFETQLRTLSLFPDTLLGDPGRRVRFFDPLRNEYFFDRNRPSFDAILYYYQSGGRLRRPVNVPLDIFLEEIRFYQLGDEALAAFREDEGCLPEGGVDEKPLPSQPFQRQVWLLFEYPESSGPARGIAIVSVLVILISIVIFCLETLPQFRADGRGGSNGGDVGRVSPASRGSQEEEEEDDDSYVFHPGITPGGMVAGGSSSLSTLGGSFFTDPFFLVETLCIVWFTFELLVRFSACPSKPAFFRNIMNIIDLVAIFPYFITLGTELVQQQEQQSASGGGGQNGQQAMSLAILRVIRLVRVFRIFKLSRHSKGLQILGKTLQASMRELGLLIFFLFIGVILFSSAVYFAEADDDDSLFPSIPDAFWWAVVTMTTVGYGDMYPMTVGGKIVGSLCAIAGVLTIALPVPVIVSNFNYFYHRETEQEEQGQYTHVTCGQPTPDLKAADNGLGKPEFSEATRERRPSYLPTPHRGYAEKRMLTEV; from the coding sequence ATGCGATCAGAGAAATCCCTTACGCTGGCGGCGCCGGGGGAGGTCCGGGGACCGGAGGGGGAGCAACAGGATGCGGGAGACTTCCCGgaggccggcggcggcggcggcggcggcggctgctgtaGTAGCGAGCGGCTGGTGATCAACATCTCCGGGCTGCGCTTCGAGACGCAGCTGCGCACCCTGTCCCTCTTCCCCGACACGCTTCTGGGGGACCCCGGCCGCCGCGTCCGCTTCTTCGACCCGCTGAGGAACGAGTACTTCTTCGACCGCAACCGGCCCAGCTTCGACGCCATCCTCTACTACTACCAGTCGGGGGGCCGGCTGCGGAGGCCGGTCAACGTGCCGCTGGACATCTTCCTGGAGGAGATCCGCTTCTACCAGCTGGGGGACGAGGCCCTGGCGGCGTTCCGCGAGGACGAGGGTTGCCTGCCCGAAGGCGGCGTGGACGAgaagcccctgccctcccagcccttccAGCGCCAGGTGTGGCTGCTCTTCGAGTACCCCGAGAGCTCGGGGCCGGCCCGGGGCATCGCCATCGTCTCGGTCCTGGTCATCCTCATCTCCATCGTCATCTTTTGCCTGGAGACGCTGCCCCAGTTCCGTGCAGACGGCCGAGGTGGAAGCAATGGTGGTGATGTGGGCCGAGTCTCCCCGGCGTCCAGGGGCagtcaggaggaagaggaggaggatgacgaTTCATACGTGTTTCACCCCGGCATCACCCCCGGGGGGATGGTGGCAGGGGGCTCATCCTCGCTAAGCACTCTGGGGGGCTCCTTCTTCACGGACCCCTTCTTTCTGGTGGAGACGCTGTGCATCGTCTGGTTCACCTTCGAGCTGCTGGTGCGCTTCTCCGCCTGCCCCAGCAAGCCGGCCTTCTTCCGCAACATCATGAACATCATCGACCTGGTGGCCATCTTCCCCTACTTCATCACGCTGGGCACCGAGCTGgtgcagcagcaggagcagcagtcGGCCAGCGGAGGCGGCGGCCAGAACGGGCAGCAGGCCATGTCCCTGGCCATCCTCAGAGTGATCCGCCTGGTCCGCGTGTTCCGCATCTTCAAGCTCTCCCGCCACTCCAAGGGGCTGCAGATCCTGGGCAAGACCTTGCAGGCCTCCATGCGGGAGCTGGGGCTgctcatcttcttcctcttcatcgGAGTCATCCTCTTCTCCAGCGCCGTCTACTTCGCGGAGGCCGATGATGACGATTCACTCTTTCCCAGCATCCCGGATGCCTTCTGGTGGGCAGTGGTTACGATGACCACTGTAGGTTATGGGGACATGTACCCCATGACAGTGGGGGGCAAGATCGTGGGCTCGCTCTGCGCCATCGCCGGTGTCCTCACCATCGCCCTGCCCGTGCCCGTCATCGTCTCCAACTTCAACTACTTCTACCACCGGGAGACcgagcaggaggagcagggccagTATACTCATGTCACCTGTGGGCAGCCTACCCCAGACCTGAAGGCAGCTGACAATGGACTTGGCAAACCTGAATTCTCTGAGGCCACCCGGGAGCGGAGACCCAGCTACCTTCCCACTCCACATCGGGGGTATGCAGAGAAACGAATGCTCACTGAGGTTTGA